One part of the Eucalyptus grandis isolate ANBG69807.140 chromosome 10, ASM1654582v1, whole genome shotgun sequence genome encodes these proteins:
- the LOC104423394 gene encoding transcriptional activator DEMETER produces the protein MLLVSLPVVLCLSLEIIENLDKYEFARRSLPSCPNSNGENSNGESTAAPGAIPLPESEYQTGSCEPIIEEPASPKTASKELLERDIEDFCRDDDGDELLTINLSQAKSSTGSQRPVNGVGMSEENTAALVTLHDVISMPKLREVTRLRTEHYVYELPDSHPLLRELPKREADDPCPYLLLVRTEDEGADSSKSPNGACGSCLALETCNEQTCREEGHPTIKGTLLIPCRTFLRARFPLNGTYFQVNEVFADHESSHNPIDVPRSWIWNLRRRIVYFGTSATSIFKGLILEKIQSCFRYGFICVRGVDRKTGFPKPLIPRFHRVAHKSPKEKKDKSPKEKKDKSPQEKKTKKRLR, from the exons ATGCTGCTAGTGTCACTTCCTGTCGTTCTGTGCCTAAGCTTAGAAATAATTGAGAATTTGGATAAATATGAATT TGCGAGACGTTCCCTTCCGTCATGTCCCAACAGTAATGGTGAAAATAGCAATGGAGAGTCGACTGCTGCCCCCGGTGCCATTCCACTTCCAGAGTCAGAATATCAAACCGGAAGTTGCGAGCCCATTATTGAAGAGCCGGCGTCGCCCAAGACTGCATCTAAGGAATTGTTAGAGAGAGACATAGAAGATTTTTGTCGTGACGATGACGGTGATGAGCTTCTAACTATTAACCTCAGTCAAGCAAAATCCTCAACAGGCTCGCAGAGACCTGTAAATGGTGTTGGCATGTCTGAAGAAAACACGGCAGCCTTAGTCACTTTACACGACGTTATTTCCATGCCCAAACTGAGAGAGGTGACCCGGTTGAGGACAGAGCACTATGT ATATGAGCTTCCGGATTCACATCCTCTCCTTAGAGAG TTACCAAAGCGCGAAGCGGATGATCCATGCCCCTATCTTCTTCTTGTACGGACTGAAG ACGAAGGCGCGGATTCATCCAAGTCTCCTAACGGCGCATGCGGTTCTTGTCTGGCTCTAGAAACTTGTAATGAGCAGACTTGTCGAGAAGAGGGTCATCCTACAATAAAAGGAACACTTTTG ATCCCCTGTCGAACATTTTTGAGGGCAAGATTTCCGCTAAACGGAACATACTTTCAAGTAAATGAG GTTTTCGCCGATCATGAATCAAGTCATAATCCTATCGATGTTCCCAGAAGTTGGATATGGAATTTACGAAGGAGAATTGTGTACTTTGGAACTTCAGCAACCTCAATTTTTAAAG GATTAATCTTGGAGAAAATTCAGTCTTGTTTTCGCTACG GATTTATTTGTGTACGAGGAGTTGATCGGAAAACAGGATTTCCTAAACCTTTAATACCAAGATTTCATAGAGTAGCACATAAGTCGCCTAAGGAGAAAAAGGACAAGTCGCCCAAGGAGAAAAAGGACAAGTCGCCTCaggagaaaaagacaaaaaagagaCTTAGATAA
- the LOC104421260 gene encoding arogenate dehydratase/prephenate dehydratase 6, chloroplastic, with amino-acid sequence MQALAPSTPANLRALVRPAPPPSRMARAVRCSFRSDAVYFPNCVGHCRADWQSSCAILSSKVLSLEQPAEKSGGGADHVAAVNGHRAAVDLNLVPIETKDSPAPLVPAPVPSAPAPQQPKPLSISDLSPAPLHGSLLRVAYQGVPGAYSEAAAGKAYPKCEAVPCDQFEAAFQAVELWIADRAVLPVENSLGGSIHRNYDLLLRHRLHIVGEVQMPVHHCILALPGSRLERLSRVISHPQALSQCEHTITRLAPQATREAVDDTAGAAEYIATNRLPDTAAIASARAAELYGLEVLADGVQDDCGNVTRFLMLAREPIIPRTDRPFKTSIVFAHNGGEGTGVLFKVLSAFAFRNISLTKIESRPHRNRPIRLVDDANVGTAKHFEYMFYIDFEASMAEVRAQNALAEVQEYTSFLRVLGSYPMDMTPWSPPPPTSGGDSD; translated from the coding sequence ATGCAGGCTCTAGCTCCGTCGACTCCCGCCAATCTCCGGGCCCTGGTTCGGCCGGCGCCGCCCCCGTCCCGGATGGCCAGGGCCGTCCGGTGCTCCTTCCGGTCCGACGCCGTCTACTTCCCCAACTGCGTCGGCCACTGCCGCGCCGACTGGCAGAGCTCCTGCGCCATCCTGTCCAGCAAGGTCCTGTCCCTGGAGCAGCCCGCCGAGaagagcggcggcggcgccgaCCACGTCGCCGCCGTGAACGGCCACCGGGCCGCCGTCGACCTCAACCTCGTCCCCATCGAGACCAAGGACAGCCCGGCTCCGCTCGTGCCGGCCCCGGTGCCGTCGGCCCCGGCCCCGCAGCAGCCGAAGCCGCTCTCGATAAGCGACCTCTCCCCGGCGCCTTTGCATGGCTCGCTGCTGCGCGTGGCCTACCAGGGTGTCCCCGGCGCGTACTCCGAGGCGGCCGCCGGGAAGGCGTACCCGAAGTGCGAGGCCGTCCCGTGCGACCAGTTCGAGGCCGCGTTCCAGGCGGTCGAGCTCTGGATCGCCGACCGGGCCGTGCTGCCGGTGGAGAACTCCCTCGGCGGCTCGATCCACCGGAACTAcgacctcctcctccgccaccgcctccaCATCGTGGGCGAGGTCCAAATGCCGGTCCACCACTGCATCCTCGCGCTCCCCGGCTCCCGCCTCGAGCGCCTCTCCCGCGTCATCTCGCACCCGCAGGCCCTCTCGCAGTGCGAGCACACCATCACGCGGCTCGCCCCGCAGGCCACCCGGGAGGCCGTCGACGACACCGCCGGCGCCGCCGAGTACATCGCGACGAACCGCCTCCCCGACACGGCTGCCATCGCGAGCGCGCGCGCCGCCGAGCTCTACGGCCTGGAGGTGCTGGCCGACGGCGTGCAGGACGACTGCGGCAACGTGACCCGCTTCCTGATGCTGGCGCGGGAGCCCATCATCCCGCGGACGGACCGGCCGTTCAAGACGAGCATCGTGTTCGCGCACAACGGAGGGGAAGGGACGGGGGTGCTGTTCAAGGTGCTGTCCGCCTTCGCGTTCCGCAACATCAGCCTGACCAAGATCGAGTCGCGGCCGCACCGGAACCGGCCCATCCGTCTCGTCGACGACGCCAACGTCGGGACGGCGAAGCACTTCGAGTACATGTTCTACATCGACTTCGAGGCCTCCATGGCGGAGGTGAGGGCCCAGAACGCGCTCGCCGAGGTGCAGGAGTACACCTCCTTCCTCCGGGTGCTCGGAAGTTACCCCATGGACATGACCCCCTGGAGCCCTCCGCCGCCGACGAGCGGCGGCGATAGTGATTGA
- the LOC104421261 gene encoding nucleobase-ascorbate transporter 12 → MSSSDPKTRPKPGPWPPVPESSPMPPSSWAKRTGFRAKFSGEANAGDSGQISMPPRPRETNGQPDLEAGRARAHPPPPPPPPQPPQRPPPARAANGQAQGDKPPPPPPALPAPPAAAAAAAADKDQPAKRRRDSDGAVPKSSSPGANRRASAGATEAPRRPSRSEEAIDMLPQTVDDDGFGSRHSHMKYELRDNPGLVPISFYGFQHFLSMLGSLVLVPLVIVPAMGGDHEDIAAVVSTVLLVSGLTTLLQTSFGSRLPLIQGPSFVYLAPALVIVNSPEFQGLNGNNFKHIMRELQGAIIVASAFQAILGYSGLMSILLRLINPVVVSPTIAAVGLSFYSYGFPLVGKCLEIGIMQILLVIVFSLYLRKISIFGHRIFLIYAVPLGLAISWAAAFLMTEAGVYSYKGCDTNIPASNIISEHCRNHISRMKYCRVDTSQALKSSPWLRIPYPLQWGTPVFRGKMAIVMCVVSIISSVDSVGSYHASSLLVASRPPTPGVLSRGIGLEGLSSVLAGLWGTGTGSSTLTENVHTIAVTKMGSRRAVEVGAVVLIVLSVIGKVGGFIASIPVVMVAALLCYMWAMLAALGLSNLRYSEAGSSRNIIIVGLSLFFALSVPAYFQQYGISPNSNLSAPSYFQPYIVASHGPFRSKYGGVNYVMNTLLSMHMVIAFFVAIVLDNTVPGSKQERGVYVWSEREAARREPAVAKDYELPFRVSKFFRWVKWVGL, encoded by the exons ATGTCGAGCTCCGACCCGAAAACCCGCCCCAAGCCGGGCCCGTGGCCGCCCGTGCCGGAATCCTCGCCAATGCCGCCGTCCTCGTGGGCCAAGCGCACCGGCTTCCGCGCCAAGTTCTCCGGCGAGGCCAATGCCGGCGACTCCGGCCAGATATCGATGCCCCCCCGGCCCCGGGAGACCAACGGCCAGCCGGATCTCGAGGCCGGCCGGGCCCGGGCccatccgccgccgccgcctcctccgccgcagccgccgcagCGGCCTCCCCCCGCCAGGGCGGCGAACGGCCAGGCGCAGGGAGacaagccgccgccgccgccgccggccctGCCGGCCCCGCCCGCCGCTGCTGCCGCGGCGGCCGCCGACAAGGATCAGCCGGCGAAGAGGCGGAGGGATTCCGATGGAGCAGTGCCGAAGAGCTCCAGCCCCGGGGCGAACAGGCGGGCCTCGGCCGGGGCCACGGAGGCACCGCGGCGGCCCAGCAGGAGCGAGGAAGCCATCGACATGTTGCCTCAGACGGTGGATGATGATGGGTTCGGGAGCAGGCATTCGCATATGAAGTACGAGCTTAGAGATAATCCGGGCCTCG TTCCAATTAGCTTCTATGGGTTCCAGCATTTTCTTTCGATGTTGGGCTCACTCGTTCTTGTCCCACTCGTCATAGTTCCTGCAATGGGTGGCGATCAT GAGGACATCGCGGCCGTGGTCTCTACTGTGCTCCTTGTGTCTGGACTCACCACACTTTTGCAAACTAGTTTTGGATCGAGGTTGCCCTTGATACAGGGGCCATCTTTTGTTTACCTTGCTCCTGCTCTAGTGATAGTCAACTCTCCAGAATTTCAAGGGCTGAATGGAAAC AATTTCAAACACATTATGAGAGAGCTACAGGGTGCCATAATTGTCGCTTCAGCTTTTCAAGCCATACTTGGTTATAGTGGACTTATGTCCATTCTTCTGAG GTTGATAAATCCAGTAGTGGTGTCCCCAACTATTGCTGCTGTTGGACTGTCCTTTTATAGCTATGGTTTTCCTCTGGTTGGAAAGTGTCTCGAGATTGGCATTATGCAGATATTACTGGTCATAGTTTTTTCTCTT TATCTTCGTAAGATATCGATTTTTGGTCACCGTATATTTTTAATCTATGCA GTTCCACTGGGTCTTGCTATCTCATGGGCTGCTGCTTTCCTGATGACCGAAGCTGGTGTTTATAGTTACAAAGGTTGTGATACAAATATACCGGCCTCGAACATAATATCTGAGCACTGCAGGAATCATATATCCCGAATGAAGTACTGCAGGGTCGATACCTCCCAGGCATTAAAATCTTCTCCATGGTTGAGGATTCCTTATCCATTACAGTGGGGAACTCCAGTCTTTCGCGGGAAAATGGCTATAGTTATGTGTGTCGTGTCGATAATATCATCAGTGGATTCA GTTGGATCATACCATGCATCTTCACTTCTGGTGGCATCGCGACCTCCAACCCCTGGCGTTCTTAGTCGAGGCATTGGTCTTGAGGGTCTTTCAAGTGTCTTAGCTGGTCTATGGGGCACAGGAACCGGATCATCTACACTAACTGAGAACGTGCACACTATTGCTGTGACTAAAATGGGAAGCCGTAGAGCGGTTGAAGTAGGTGCAGTTGTTTTGATAGTTTTATCTGTTATAG GGAAAGTTGGAGGTTTTATTGCTTCAATTCCCGTGGTCATGGTTGCTGCTCTCCTTTGCTACATGTGGGCAATGCTTGCTGCTTTAGGCCTGTCAAATCTTCGTTACAGTGAGGCAGGAAGCTCTAGGAATATTATCATTGTTGGGCTATCTTTGTTTTTCGCCCTTTCAGTACCTGCCTACTTCCAGCAATATGGCATCTCCCCAAATAGTAATTTGTCCGCTCCAAGTTATTTCCAGCCATATATTGTAGCTTCTCATGGACCTTTTCGTAGCAAGTATGGAGGG GTGAACTATGTCATGAATACATTGCTTTCAATGCACATggtaattgcattttttgtggCTATTGTCCTGGACAACACTGTTCCTGGTAGTAAGCAAGAACGGGGTGTTTATGTGTGGTCTGAACGGGAAGCTGCAAGGAGGGAGCCTGCAGTTGCTAAGGACTATGAGCTTCCCTTCAGAGTCAGCAAGTTCTTTAGATGGGTTAAATGGGTTGGGCTCTGA